A portion of the Celeribacter baekdonensis genome contains these proteins:
- a CDS encoding DctP family TRAP transporter solute-binding subunit, with amino-acid sequence MKFLATAATALALTATGAFADTMGCDAGEMVIKFSHVTNTDKHPKGIAANLFMERVNAEMDGKACVEVYPNSTLYNDDQVLEAMLQGDVQMAAPSLSKFESFTKVYRIFDLPFMFKNMDAVEEFQNSEVGENMKEVMVRRGLLGLGFWHNGLKQFSANKPLVMPEDAAGLKFRVQPSDVLVAQMEALKASPQPMAFSEVYGALQTGVVDGQENTWSNIYGQKFFEVQDGTTETNHGLLDYMVVTSVDWWEGLDADTRDQLSTIMNEVTAERNAAIAEVDANNRQAVLDAGGVIRELTAEQRQAWVDVMKPVWAQFEADVGADNIAAAQEINAKH; translated from the coding sequence ATGAAATTTCTTGCAACCGCTGCCACCGCTCTCGCGCTCACCGCAACCGGCGCTTTCGCCGACACGATGGGCTGTGATGCTGGCGAAATGGTGATCAAATTCAGCCACGTCACCAACACCGACAAACACCCAAAAGGCATCGCCGCGAACCTGTTTATGGAACGCGTGAATGCCGAGATGGACGGCAAAGCCTGTGTCGAGGTCTACCCGAACTCCACGCTGTATAACGATGACCAAGTGCTGGAAGCGATGCTTCAGGGCGACGTGCAAATGGCGGCACCCTCGCTGTCGAAATTTGAATCCTTCACCAAAGTTTACCGCATTTTCGATCTGCCCTTCATGTTCAAAAACATGGATGCGGTTGAGGAGTTCCAAAACTCCGAAGTTGGTGAGAACATGAAAGAAGTCATGGTACGCCGTGGTCTTTTGGGGCTTGGGTTCTGGCACAATGGGTTGAAACAATTCTCCGCCAACAAGCCGCTTGTGATGCCTGAAGATGCCGCAGGCTTGAAATTCCGGGTTCAGCCCTCTGACGTGCTGGTCGCGCAGATGGAAGCGCTCAAGGCCTCGCCGCAACCGATGGCCTTTTCCGAAGTCTACGGCGCGCTGCAAACCGGGGTTGTCGATGGTCAGGAAAACACATGGTCCAACATCTACGGCCAGAAATTCTTTGAGGTTCAGGACGGCACCACCGAAACCAACCACGGTTTGCTCGACTATATGGTCGTGACCTCGGTCGATTGGTGGGAAGGGCTGGATGCCGACACCCGCGATCAACTCAGCACCATCATGAACGAAGTGACGGCAGAGCGGAACGCGGCGATCGCCGAAGTGGACGCCAACAACCGTCAGGCTGTGTTGGATGCGGGCGGTGTGATCCGCGAATTGACCGCAGAACAACGTCAGGCGTGGGTTGATGTGATGAAACCCGTTTGGGCGCAGTTTGAAGCCGATGTTGGCGCAGACAACATTGCCGCAGCCCAAGAGATCAATGCCAAACACTAA
- a CDS encoding TRAP transporter small permease: MTHYQDNLPDTSIARFFDALEENLIALILGLMTLVTFVNVVMRYLFNDSLIWGLEVVLILFAWLVLLGIPYGFKKTSHLGVDAVINMLPSRGHRILAILSALACVAYAALLMKGAWDYWAPFAGLQPTTGRWFPTGIATGVRDRAFYVTDQIPMLGIFRWLEGAINYGDSYDKLPRVVPYFIIPLSAALLLLRVVQATIRIILGTQSILIVSHEAEEEVERVAAHPAHPEYEE, encoded by the coding sequence ATGACACATTATCAAGACAACCTGCCTGACACATCCATCGCGCGGTTTTTCGACGCCTTGGAAGAAAACCTGATCGCTTTGATTTTGGGGCTAATGACGCTGGTCACCTTCGTGAATGTGGTGATGCGCTACCTGTTCAATGATTCCCTGATTTGGGGGCTTGAGGTGGTGTTGATCCTGTTTGCCTGGCTGGTGCTTTTGGGCATCCCTTACGGGTTTAAAAAGACTTCGCATCTGGGCGTGGATGCGGTGATCAATATGCTGCCCTCGCGTGGGCACCGGATTTTGGCCATCCTGTCGGCGCTGGCCTGTGTCGCCTATGCCGCGCTTTTGATGAAAGGCGCGTGGGATTACTGGGCGCCCTTCGCCGGGCTTCAGCCCACCACAGGCCGCTGGTTCCCAACCGGGATCGCCACGGGTGTGCGCGACCGGGCGTTTTATGTCACCGACCAAATCCCGATGCTGGGCATTTTCCGCTGGTTAGAGGGCGCGATCAACTATGGCGACAGCTATGATAAGCTGCCCCGCGTTGTGCCCTATTTCATCATCCCGCTCTCAGCCGCGCTTTTGCTCTTGCGCGTGGTTCAGGCAACGATCCGCATCATTCTTGGCACCCAGTCGATCCTGATCGTATCCCACGAAGCCGAAGAAGAAGTCGAGCGTGTTGCAGCCCATCCTGCGCACCCCGAATACGAGGAATAA
- a CDS encoding TRAP transporter large permease encodes MDVILLFVMIIGLLLIGVPIAVSLGLSSMIFLLVFSDTSLASVAQSLYQAMAGHYTLLAIPFFILASSFMSTGGVATRIVRFSIACVGHMHGGLAIAGVFACMIFAALSGSSPATVVAIGSIVIAAMRKMGYSRDFAAGVICNAGTLGILIPPSIVMVVYASAVDVSVGRMFLAGVIPGILAGTMLMIAIYVIARIKKLPKGEWAGWGEIYASFKDAFWGLMLIVIIMVGIYGVPGLTGAIFTPTEAAAVASVYAFLVASFVYRDMGPLAGRNGAGPTALLQKPQALITAWFHADTRQTLFDAGKLTVMLMFIIANALILKHVLTDEQIPQQIANAMLSAGFGKIMFLIMVNIILLIGGQFMEPSGLIVIVAPLVFPIAIELGVDPIHLGIIMVVNMEIGMITPPVGLNLFVTSGVAGMPMMAVVRAALPFLAILFVFLILVTYVPWISTVLPNALMGPEIITK; translated from the coding sequence ATGGATGTCATCCTTCTTTTCGTCATGATCATCGGGCTGTTGCTGATCGGCGTGCCGATTGCGGTCTCATTGGGCCTGTCCTCGATGATCTTTTTGTTGGTCTTCTCCGACACGTCCCTGGCCTCCGTCGCCCAATCTTTGTACCAAGCGATGGCCGGGCACTACACGCTCCTTGCGATCCCGTTTTTCATCCTTGCCTCCTCCTTCATGTCCACGGGTGGCGTGGCCACGCGCATTGTGCGGTTTTCCATCGCCTGCGTCGGCCACATGCATGGCGGCTTGGCGATTGCGGGTGTGTTTGCCTGTATGATCTTTGCCGCTCTGTCCGGCTCTTCGCCTGCGACCGTGGTGGCCATTGGTTCCATCGTCATCGCGGCGATGCGCAAAATGGGCTATTCGCGTGATTTTGCAGCGGGTGTGATCTGTAACGCGGGCACTTTGGGTATCTTGATCCCGCCCTCCATTGTGATGGTGGTCTATGCCTCCGCTGTGGACGTGTCGGTCGGTCGGATGTTCCTTGCGGGCGTCATTCCGGGCATTTTGGCGGGCACGATGTTGATGATCGCGATCTACGTCATCGCCCGGATCAAAAAATTGCCAAAAGGCGAATGGGCCGGTTGGGGGGAAATCTACGCCTCGTTCAAAGACGCCTTTTGGGGCCTGATGTTGATCGTCATCATCATGGTCGGCATCTACGGGGTTCCGGGCCTCACCGGCGCGATCTTCACGCCGACCGAAGCCGCCGCTGTCGCTTCTGTCTATGCCTTCCTGGTGGCCTCCTTTGTCTATCGCGATATGGGGCCGCTGGCGGGACGGAACGGGGCAGGGCCCACGGCCTTGTTGCAAAAGCCGCAAGCCTTGATCACCGCATGGTTTCACGCAGACACGCGCCAAACTCTGTTTGATGCGGGCAAGCTGACCGTGATGTTGATGTTCATCATCGCCAACGCGCTGATCCTCAAACATGTGCTGACCGACGAACAAATCCCGCAACAGATCGCCAATGCGATGCTGTCGGCGGGCTTTGGCAAGATCATGTTTCTGATCATGGTCAACATCATCTTGCTCATTGGCGGTCAGTTCATGGAACCGTCGGGTCTGATTGTCATCGTTGCGCCCTTGGTGTTTCCGATTGCGATCGAACTTGGGGTGGACCCGATCCATTTGGGCATCATCATGGTGGTGAACATGGAAATCGGGATGATCACGCCGCCGGTGGGTTTGAATCTGTTCGTCACCTCCGGGGTCGCCGGGATGCCGATGATGGCGGTGGTCCGTGCGGCTTTGCCGTTCCTCGCGATCCTCTTTGTGTTCTTGATCCTCGTGACCTATGTGCCCTGGATTTCGACGGTTCTGCCGAATGCGTTGATGGGGCCAGAGATTATAACGAAGTGA
- the trpD gene encoding anthranilate phosphoribosyltransferase → MSTPENPNAMKPLIFAASEGPLSRSQAVEAFEILFEGQATDAQIGGFLMAMRARGEAVSEYAAAASVMRSKCVRVTAPEGAMDIVGTGGDGLGTLNISTATAFVVAGAGVPVAKHGNRNLSSKSGAADALSVSGVNVMVGKDVVEEALREIGIGFMMAPMHHPAMKYVGAVRVELGCKTIFNILGPLTNPAGVKRQLTGAFAPDLIFPMAETLQMLGTEKAWLVHGADGMDEISITGTTAVAALEGDVIKSMEIHPEDAGLPVHRLKDILGGTPQENSAAMIALLNGEAGAYRDAVLFNAAAALVVADKAATLKEGVEIAKDSIASGAAIGRLTALAELTSRH, encoded by the coding sequence ATGAGCACGCCAGAGAATCCCAATGCGATGAAACCGCTGATTTTTGCCGCCTCAGAGGGGCCGCTCAGTCGTTCGCAAGCTGTCGAAGCCTTTGAAATTCTGTTTGAAGGCCAAGCAACCGATGCGCAGATCGGCGGATTTTTGATGGCGATGCGCGCCCGTGGTGAGGCCGTGTCGGAATATGCCGCAGCCGCCTCGGTGATGCGTTCCAAATGCGTCAGGGTCACGGCCCCCGAGGGCGCGATGGACATCGTTGGCACCGGAGGGGACGGGTTGGGCACGCTCAACATCTCGACCGCCACCGCCTTTGTCGTCGCGGGCGCAGGCGTGCCCGTGGCCAAGCATGGCAATCGCAACCTGTCCTCGAAATCGGGTGCGGCGGATGCGTTGTCGGTCAGTGGCGTCAATGTCATGGTCGGCAAAGACGTGGTCGAAGAGGCACTGCGCGAGATCGGCATCGGCTTTATGATGGCGCCGATGCACCACCCGGCGATGAAATATGTCGGGGCTGTGCGGGTTGAATTGGGCTGTAAAACCATTTTCAACATCTTGGGCCCTCTGACCAACCCGGCAGGCGTGAAACGCCAACTGACCGGCGCGTTTGCCCCCGATCTGATCTTTCCGATGGCCGAAACACTGCAAATGCTTGGCACGGAAAAAGCATGGCTGGTGCATGGCGCGGATGGGATGGATGAAATCTCGATCACCGGGACCACGGCGGTGGCAGCCCTTGAGGGGGACGTGATCAAGTCGATGGAGATTCACCCCGAAGACGCGGGCCTGCCCGTGCATCGGCTGAAAGACATTCTTGGCGGCACCCCGCAGGAAAACAGCGCGGCGATGATTGCGCTGTTGAACGGTGAAGCGGGTGCTTATCGCGATGCTGTGCTGTTCAACGCGGCGGCGGCGCTGGTTGTGGCGGATAAGGCAGCCACCCTGAAAGAGGGTGTCGAGATTGCCAAAGACAGCATCGCCTCTGGCGCGGCCATTGGTCGGCTGACCGCACTGGCGGAACTGACCTCGCGGCACTAA
- a CDS encoding anthranilate synthase component II has translation MLLLIDNYDSFTYNLVHYIGEMGWQAKVVRNDALNVQEAMALRPSGIVLSPGPKTPHEAGICVPLVHAAADAGIPLFGVCLGHQSIGEAFGGNVVRCHEIVHGKMGEIYHQGKGVFAGLPSPLQGTRYHSLVVDRATLPDCLEVTAELADGTIMGLRHKTLPIEGVQFHPESIRSQHGHEMIGTFLSQLKAEDAA, from the coding sequence ATGCTGCTTCTGATCGATAATTACGACAGTTTCACCTACAACCTCGTCCATTACATTGGCGAGATGGGGTGGCAAGCCAAAGTGGTGCGCAATGATGCTTTGAACGTGCAAGAGGCGATGGCGTTGCGCCCGTCTGGCATCGTCTTGTCGCCGGGTCCGAAAACCCCGCATGAAGCCGGCATTTGTGTGCCTTTGGTTCATGCCGCCGCCGATGCGGGCATTCCGTTGTTTGGCGTTTGTTTGGGGCATCAATCCATCGGCGAGGCCTTTGGCGGCAACGTTGTGCGCTGTCATGAGATTGTGCATGGCAAAATGGGTGAGATTTATCATCAGGGCAAAGGCGTCTTTGCCGGTCTGCCCTCGCCCTTGCAAGGCACACGCTATCATTCGCTGGTCGTCGATCGCGCCACCCTGCCCGACTGTCTTGAGGTCACGGCGGAATTGGCGGATGGCACAATCATGGGGCTGCGTCACAAAACCCTGCCGATTGAGGGCGTGCAATTTCACCCGGAAAGCATCCGGTCCCAACACGGCCACGAGATGATCGGCACCTTTTTGAGCCAACTCAAAGCGGAGGACGCGGCATGA
- a CDS encoding divergent polysaccharide deacetylase family protein, with amino-acid sequence MGRGIFTGLIWGGVVGFGILTVANEVVAPVTLEVTPVVSTPMAPAPAPAATQVIPEGTTETTPGLSAAPEGEDAPDIAPDVAAADPNRSGTQPDVSAPEGQELPPETETAAAAAPDISAPTGPQSAPDETMEMTAQAPAIEPVLTPPQGLAPEAEAPDSLPMAEENAPLLTPEGSDMAPEMAGMPDSTSIDTALIEAAPEEQVLTGPAPKAMPGTVETGMPHATDPLMEPQGAIQPGEKVGSFTDREDARKSSRLPSISAPSSPDDAAPMVLADDLPALVAYSADYAGTPAGPMMSIVLVDIAELGPNDPILSKLPFPVTFAVDAVAARAGGRAKTYRDKGLEVMAMISLPEGASPQDAAVTLQQAADLVPVSIGFLDVPSGTFQSSRTIAAQVVATAQDSGRGILTFPRGLNALEQEAQRADAPAALVFRDFDGRGQDIAAIKRFLDQAAFRANIDEKIVLLGRSKPETLQALAEWSLGNRAAAVSIVPLSYLLTH; translated from the coding sequence ATGGGGCGGGGAATTTTCACTGGGTTGATTTGGGGCGGTGTCGTTGGATTTGGGATCCTGACGGTCGCAAATGAAGTCGTCGCACCTGTGACGTTGGAGGTGACCCCTGTGGTATCGACCCCAATGGCTCCGGCACCTGCGCCCGCGGCGACGCAAGTGATCCCCGAGGGCACAACAGAGACCACCCCTGGCTTGAGCGCCGCACCTGAGGGCGAGGATGCCCCCGATATTGCCCCGGATGTGGCCGCCGCCGATCCAAACCGGTCCGGCACCCAGCCCGATGTGAGTGCGCCCGAAGGCCAAGAACTGCCGCCTGAAACCGAAACAGCCGCCGCTGCTGCCCCCGACATCAGCGCGCCCACCGGGCCGCAATCCGCGCCCGATGAGACGATGGAAATGACGGCACAAGCGCCCGCAATCGAACCGGTTTTGACCCCGCCACAAGGGCTGGCCCCCGAAGCCGAAGCCCCAGACTCGCTGCCCATGGCCGAAGAAAACGCACCGCTTTTGACGCCTGAGGGCTCGGATATGGCCCCCGAAATGGCCGGAATGCCAGACAGCACCTCGATCGACACCGCGCTGATCGAAGCCGCACCCGAAGAGCAAGTGTTAACCGGCCCAGCCCCCAAGGCGATGCCCGGCACGGTCGAAACCGGGATGCCGCATGCGACCGATCCCCTCATGGAGCCACAAGGTGCGATCCAGCCGGGCGAAAAAGTCGGCTCTTTCACCGACCGTGAAGATGCCCGCAAATCCTCGCGCTTGCCCTCTATTTCGGCGCCGTCCAGCCCGGATGACGCGGCACCCATGGTGTTGGCCGACGATCTTCCTGCCCTTGTGGCCTATTCCGCCGATTATGCCGGGACGCCCGCGGGTCCGATGATGAGCATCGTTTTGGTGGATATTGCCGAGCTTGGCCCCAATGATCCGATCCTGTCCAAACTGCCGTTCCCGGTCACCTTTGCCGTCGATGCGGTGGCGGCGCGGGCCGGGGGCCGGGCCAAAACCTATCGCGACAAAGGGCTTGAGGTTATGGCGATGATCTCCTTGCCCGAAGGCGCATCGCCGCAAGACGCGGCCGTAACCCTGCAACAGGCCGCCGATCTTGTGCCCGTGTCTATTGGCTTTTTGGATGTGCCCTCGGGCACCTTCCAAAGCTCGCGCACCATCGCCGCCCAAGTGGTGGCCACGGCCCAAGACAGCGGGCGAGGGATATTGACCTTCCCGCGTGGGCTCAATGCCTTGGAGCAAGAAGCCCAGCGGGCCGATGCGCCTGCCGCACTGGTGTTTCGCGATTTCGATGGTCGCGGCCAAGACATTGCCGCGATCAAACGATTCCTAGATCAGGCCGCCTTTCGCGCCAATATCGACGAGAAAATCGTCCTCTTGGGCCGCTCGAAACCGGAGACACTTCAGGCATTGGCCGAATGGTCCCTTGGCAACCGCGCGGCGGCGGTCTCGATTGTGCCTCTGTCCTATTTGCTGACGCATTAG
- a CDS encoding carboxymuconolactone decarboxylase family protein → MTQTQMTPITPEATPQTRLERGKAALAVIDGEAGENVIASLAGIAPDFATYLLEFPFGDIYSRPGLGLRDREIATIAALCAMGTAQPQLEVHIEAGLNVGLTRAEIAEILMQMSVYAGFPAALNGFAAAKAVLARKDEDAA, encoded by the coding sequence ATGACGCAGACCCAAATGACACCGATCACACCAGAGGCAACACCACAGACCCGATTGGAGCGCGGCAAGGCCGCCTTGGCCGTGATTGACGGTGAGGCGGGCGAAAACGTCATCGCTTCGCTGGCCGGAATCGCGCCGGATTTTGCCACCTACCTGTTGGAATTTCCCTTTGGCGATATCTACAGCCGCCCGGGCCTTGGCTTGCGCGACCGCGAAATCGCCACCATCGCCGCCCTGTGCGCCATGGGCACAGCGCAACCACAATTGGAGGTCCATATTGAGGCTGGGCTGAATGTGGGCCTGACACGCGCAGAGATCGCCGAAATCCTGATGCAAATGTCGGTCTACGCCGGTTTCCCCGCCGCCCTCAACGGCTTTGCGGCGGCCAAAGCCGTGTTGGCACGCAAAGACGAAGACGCGGCCTAA
- a CDS encoding MerR family transcriptional regulator: MKIGDLAKRTGITAHTIRYYERIGLLPYAHRDGSGRRDYGEDSVVWIGFLSRLKTTGMPIRDMLRYAKLRAQGDSTGPARAVLLSEHRDRVRAHLAELHSALTVLDTKIAGYGETERMDQNDADPNDTDHTRGNTTDPIGARQGRLGRD, encoded by the coding sequence ATGAAGATCGGAGATTTGGCGAAACGCACCGGAATCACGGCTCACACCATTCGCTATTACGAACGGATCGGGCTTTTGCCCTATGCCCATCGCGACGGCTCCGGTCGGCGCGATTATGGCGAAGACAGCGTGGTCTGGATCGGGTTTCTGTCGCGGTTGAAAACCACCGGAATGCCAATCCGTGACATGTTGCGCTATGCCAAGCTGCGCGCCCAAGGCGACAGCACGGGCCCGGCGCGCGCGGTGCTTTTGAGTGAACATCGCGACCGGGTGCGTGCGCATCTGGCCGAGCTTCACAGCGCCCTCACCGTCCTCGACACCAAAATCGCCGGTTATGGCGAGACTGAAAGGATGGACCAAAATGACGCAGACCCAAATGACACCGATCACACCAGAGGCAACACCACAGACCCGATTGGAGCGCGGCAAGGCCGCCTTGGCCGTGATTGA
- a CDS encoding DUF2189 domain-containing protein, with protein MEQIQAVAAAPVPDVARLKISDLRAALRGGWRDFRRAPAFGIFFSAVYVLIGLGFILFGAGTVAWTFAFSLAFPLFAPFAAVGLYEVSRRMEAGAALDWYQILGVVKAEKDRQIPWMGAIIVIYVLFWSFFAHMLFALFMGLSAMTNISSSYEVFLTPNGLTMIAVELGVGSLFAFLLFSLTVTSLPHLLDKEVDFVTAMLLSFRVVKDNFWVMLIWAGVIAVLSVLALIPLFLGLFIVLPVMGHATWHLYRRALI; from the coding sequence ATGGAACAGATTCAGGCGGTGGCTGCGGCCCCGGTGCCCGATGTGGCGCGTTTGAAAATATCGGATTTACGCGCGGCGCTGCGCGGCGGCTGGCGCGATTTTCGCCGTGCGCCCGCCTTTGGAATTTTCTTTTCCGCGGTCTATGTGCTGATCGGGCTTGGGTTTATCCTCTTTGGCGCGGGCACGGTGGCGTGGACCTTTGCCTTTTCACTGGCCTTCCCGTTGTTTGCACCTTTCGCCGCTGTCGGCCTCTATGAGGTCTCGCGTCGAATGGAGGCAGGGGCGGCGCTCGATTGGTATCAAATCCTGGGCGTGGTCAAGGCGGAAAAAGACCGGCAAATCCCGTGGATGGGGGCGATCATCGTCATCTATGTGCTGTTCTGGTCGTTCTTTGCTCATATGCTTTTTGCCCTCTTCATGGGCCTCTCTGCGATGACCAATATCAGCTCCTCTTATGAGGTGTTTTTGACTCCGAACGGTTTGACCATGATTGCGGTTGAGCTGGGCGTGGGCAGCCTGTTCGCCTTTCTGTTGTTCTCGCTGACGGTCACGTCCCTGCCGCATCTGTTGGACAAAGAGGTCGATTTCGTCACCGCCATGTTGTTGTCGTTTCGCGTGGTCAAAGACAATTTCTGGGTGATGTTGATCTGGGCCGGGGTGATCGCGGTGCTGTCCGTTTTGGCGCTGATCCCGTTGTTTTTGGGCCTGTTCATCGTTTTGCCGGTGATGGGCCATGCAACATGGCATCTCTACCGCCGGGCTTTGATTTAA
- a CDS encoding DMT family transporter, with amino-acid sequence MTLAPDLTLLKAGNLRGALLMVMAMAGFSIEDMALKSVTAHLPVGEVLILFGLGGLAVFAVLTRQRRERIFHPIIFTRVMAIRALFEMMGRVFFTLSLALTALSTTSAILQATPLVVAAAGVLIFRERVSPLRWALIALGFAGVLMVLRPGLSGFTPLSILAVLGMIGFAGRDLATRAAPPILSYAQLGVTGFAALIPSGAILLLWRGAWVMPSLVDLAFLSVAVVVGVIAYTGITMAMRMGELSVVTPFRYVRLLFAMILGALVFGERPDAMELAGGAVIVGAGVLLMLSSRRKA; translated from the coding sequence ATGACCCTCGCCCCTGACCTGACCCTTCTCAAAGCCGGAAATCTGCGCGGCGCGCTGTTGATGGTGATGGCGATGGCCGGGTTCTCGATCGAGGATATGGCGCTGAAATCGGTCACCGCGCATTTGCCGGTGGGCGAGGTGTTGATCCTGTTCGGCCTCGGCGGCTTGGCGGTGTTTGCCGTGCTGACCCGTCAGCGCCGCGAGCGGATTTTTCACCCGATCATCTTCACCCGCGTGATGGCCATTCGTGCCCTGTTTGAAATGATGGGCCGGGTGTTTTTCACCCTTTCCCTGGCCCTCACCGCCCTGTCCACCACCTCCGCGATTTTGCAAGCCACGCCTTTGGTCGTGGCCGCCGCCGGGGTCTTGATCTTTCGCGAAAGGGTCTCGCCCCTGCGATGGGCCTTGATCGCACTGGGCTTTGCCGGTGTGTTGATGGTGCTCAGGCCGGGGCTGTCGGGCTTTACCCCGCTGTCGATCCTGGCCGTGCTGGGCATGATCGGCTTTGCCGGACGCGATCTGGCCACCCGCGCCGCCCCGCCAATCCTGTCCTATGCGCAATTGGGCGTGACGGGCTTTGCCGCACTCATCCCCTCGGGCGCGATCCTGTTGCTCTGGCGCGGCGCGTGGGTGATGCCCTCGCTGGTCGATCTGGCGTTTTTGTCGGTGGCGGTGGTCGTCGGTGTCATCGCCTACACCGGCATCACCATGGCGATGCGCATGGGCGAATTGTCAGTGGTCACACCGTTTCGCTATGTGCGGCTGTTGTTCGCGATGATTCTGGGCGCTTTGGTCTTTGGCGAGCGCCCCGATGCGATGGAACTGGCAGGCGGTGCTGTGATTGTCGGCGCTGGTGTGTTGCTGATGCTCAGCTCCCGGCGCAAAGCGTAA
- a CDS encoding bactofilin family protein has product MFSKSRINEPGPKQGEDVTKPETAAAKPALPKTPAPDFTQSAPKAKPPASVLSSDLTVVGNLKTSGDIQIEGTVEGDIRAHLLTVGETAMIKGEVIADDVVVNGRVVGRVRGLKVRLTSTARVEGDIIHKTIAIESGAHFEGSVQRADDPLSIGSKAGGAKPQPAKAPEPAAAPTKPA; this is encoded by the coding sequence ATGTTTTCTAAAAGCAGGATCAATGAACCCGGCCCGAAACAGGGCGAGGACGTCACGAAACCCGAAACGGCGGCTGCAAAGCCCGCCTTGCCGAAAACTCCGGCCCCTGACTTCACCCAATCCGCACCCAAGGCGAAACCGCCCGCATCGGTGCTGTCCTCTGACCTCACCGTCGTGGGCAATCTGAAAACCTCCGGCGATATTCAAATCGAAGGCACGGTTGAGGGTGACATTCGCGCCCATCTTTTGACAGTCGGCGAAACCGCAATGATCAAGGGCGAAGTGATTGCCGATGATGTGGTGGTCAACGGTCGTGTTGTTGGTCGTGTGCGTGGCTTGAAAGTCCGCCTGACCTCGACCGCACGGGTCGAAGGCGACATCATCCACAAAACCATCGCCATCGAGAGCGGTGCGCATTTTGAAGGCTCGGTTCAGCGCGCTGACGATCCTTTGTCGATCGGTTCAAAAGCCGGTGGGGCAAAACCTCAGCCCGCGAAAGCGCCGGAACCGGCTGCTGCACCGACCAAACCCGCCTGA